The following proteins come from a genomic window of Sphaerisporangium rubeum:
- a CDS encoding DUF6603 domain-containing protein, translating to MDLTALAAYVSGTTGPVVLDAGDTRLPAELRDLLVTTPGKRITLTSAEVTPGGAALVIAGPSGDVWPVQGLPGVRVTLSRVTLTLTEGGTPPVTGTATGVLPLTATVTAPVTLTRGAAEGPGAWRLTLAGDVPGVAPTDLLSLGRPGGASLVPVPSGLAALTTARTVPATGYAVTFHPGTSFEAYSTVTVPLPGVRWPIVPEILELDGLEVRAELSTVSFAAVVAGQVVVDGVPLEVGVGLRPGTHWYAYLRPAPGRAFPGVAALASWIGGPSVTAAFQAAGFDGAAFDLAVERIETGFDWKAPAIDYVEVASRLTLGALEFDVVLRLPDIEVRGSLRGGPVPLTEVLASYGLPTAGVPSTLKIHKAGLTARPRRGSYLAELDADDVWQAGPIGIDEVGVVVSYREGRGFGGAVHGVIALGASIRLGLVAAYDPVEGWSFAGETAPGSRLAIGDLVAELGDRFGVRDLPEAVTSLALTGLRVAYRTGDGGFTFACRGGLTIAEAPVTLAVDVAVARPATPGGPRPVSFRGRIDVDAGGVPLRFDTGIATGADAKLFTAAYSHVPGAATPDVRSVVAAFWPSAAEVIPEGIAVDVRDVVFAADRTTTTAYLFVADLGATVDLSGLPVAGEHLGTAGVDPLRLVAASGPIGVEQVRKLNALLPDTVAPLPERDIPAGVAFEATLKAGDLSVPVSLRIGGAGAPAPGTTGTSGTTGAPGSPGTPSTPGTPGTRPSTAPPAVPATAGVSGTQARTTDDVTWVKVQRGFGPVRIARIGMTYRDGKLKVLLDASISLAGMTLSLDGLAAEVSLSRPAAVPVFSLRGLGLSYVSGPTEIGGAFLTGEIVYEGHTYPAYSGGAQVKLKTLGLSAIGSYVQLPGEPSLFVYAVLDYPIGGPPVFFVRGLAAGFGYNRRLVAPPIEAVAAFPLVAEASGQGRAGTTLADELAALAPYLPVSAGDYFLALGVRFTSFEMIDSFVLLAVVFGHRFEVDVLGLSTLVLPAPGAGAAGVTPIAEVQLALRATFVPEEGYLAVAAQLTRDSFVLSRDCHLTGGFAFSTWFPAEKDNGHDGDFVVTAGGYHPGFPVPAHYPSVPRLGFSWQVSPQLSLSGSAYFALTPGALMAGGAVNASWQDDSLHAWFDASMDFLVAWQPYHYEATLHVSVGATYTLPGFGNNTVSAHAGADVTLWGPDFTGVATVDLTVTSFTVTFGAGDRSAPEPVPWDRFLAAMLPGRDTIVTLTPRGTVPGPAPRPGDLGVVDAAGLVLVTDSAIPSTAGTRGASGDALPVNGAATTFGVGPVGVPTGGVTSVQQITISGPDGPAEAAFTYTPVRKNLPFALWGDKLTPATTDPRLVTGMLTGYEIRPLPPVEPARRPWVHRSALLASTSLAERPGVIRLEPPPPFTASADGPVPREAAIARALADPEVLAARAAVARAVLDGAPAGPYALDVAGLVEIPQVAAHV from the coding sequence ATGGACCTGACCGCGCTCGCCGCGTACGTCTCCGGGACGACCGGCCCCGTCGTGCTGGACGCCGGCGACACCCGGCTGCCTGCCGAGCTGCGGGACCTGCTCGTCACCACCCCCGGCAAGCGGATCACGCTCACCTCGGCCGAGGTCACCCCCGGCGGCGCGGCGCTCGTCATCGCGGGGCCTTCGGGTGACGTGTGGCCCGTGCAGGGCCTTCCCGGTGTGCGGGTCACCCTCAGCCGGGTGACGCTGACGCTGACCGAAGGCGGCACCCCGCCGGTGACCGGGACCGCGACCGGCGTCCTGCCGCTGACGGCCACGGTCACGGCGCCGGTGACGCTCACCCGAGGCGCGGCGGAAGGGCCCGGCGCGTGGCGGCTCACGCTCGCCGGTGACGTACCAGGGGTGGCACCGACGGACCTGCTGTCCCTCGGCCGGCCCGGTGGCGCGTCGCTCGTGCCGGTCCCGTCGGGGCTCGCCGCTCTCACCACCGCGCGTACGGTGCCGGCCACCGGGTACGCCGTGACGTTCCACCCCGGCACCTCCTTCGAGGCGTACTCCACCGTGACCGTGCCGCTTCCCGGCGTGCGGTGGCCGATCGTGCCGGAGATCCTGGAGCTCGACGGGCTGGAGGTGCGTGCCGAGTTGTCCACGGTGTCGTTCGCCGCCGTGGTCGCCGGTCAGGTCGTCGTGGACGGCGTCCCCCTGGAGGTCGGTGTCGGCCTGCGGCCGGGGACGCACTGGTACGCGTACCTGAGGCCCGCGCCTGGCCGTGCCTTCCCCGGGGTGGCGGCGCTGGCGTCGTGGATCGGCGGGCCGTCGGTGACGGCGGCGTTCCAGGCGGCCGGGTTCGACGGCGCCGCGTTCGACCTCGCCGTCGAGAGGATCGAGACCGGGTTCGACTGGAAGGCGCCGGCGATCGACTACGTCGAGGTCGCGAGCAGGCTGACGCTCGGCGCGCTGGAGTTCGACGTCGTGCTGCGGCTGCCGGACATCGAGGTCCGCGGCTCGCTGCGTGGCGGCCCGGTGCCGCTGACCGAGGTGCTGGCCTCGTACGGCCTGCCGACGGCGGGGGTGCCGTCCACCTTGAAGATCCACAAGGCGGGGCTGACGGCGCGGCCCCGGCGCGGGTCCTACCTGGCCGAGCTGGACGCCGACGACGTGTGGCAGGCGGGGCCGATCGGCATCGACGAGGTCGGCGTCGTCGTGTCCTACCGCGAAGGCAGGGGGTTCGGCGGCGCCGTGCACGGCGTGATCGCGCTCGGCGCGTCGATCCGCCTGGGCCTGGTCGCCGCGTACGACCCCGTGGAGGGGTGGTCGTTCGCCGGGGAGACCGCGCCGGGGTCACGCCTCGCGATCGGGGACCTGGTGGCCGAGCTCGGCGACCGGTTCGGGGTGCGGGACCTGCCGGAGGCGGTGACCAGCCTGGCGCTGACCGGGCTCCGGGTCGCCTACCGGACGGGGGACGGAGGGTTCACCTTCGCCTGCCGTGGCGGGCTGACCATCGCCGAGGCCCCGGTGACGCTCGCCGTGGACGTCGCGGTGGCGCGTCCCGCGACCCCCGGCGGGCCGCGTCCGGTGTCGTTCCGCGGCCGGATCGACGTGGACGCCGGTGGCGTGCCGCTGCGGTTCGACACGGGGATCGCCACCGGCGCCGACGCCAAGCTGTTCACGGCGGCCTACTCGCATGTACCAGGCGCGGCCACCCCCGACGTGCGGAGCGTCGTCGCGGCGTTCTGGCCGTCGGCGGCCGAGGTGATCCCCGAAGGGATCGCGGTGGACGTGCGCGACGTGGTGTTCGCGGCCGACCGCACCACCACGACGGCGTACCTGTTCGTGGCGGACCTCGGCGCCACGGTGGACCTGTCCGGGTTGCCGGTCGCCGGAGAGCACCTCGGCACGGCGGGGGTGGACCCGTTGCGGCTCGTCGCGGCGTCGGGGCCGATCGGCGTGGAACAGGTCAGGAAGCTCAACGCGCTGCTGCCGGACACCGTGGCCCCTCTGCCGGAGCGCGACATCCCGGCGGGGGTCGCCTTCGAGGCGACGCTGAAGGCCGGCGACCTCAGTGTGCCGGTCTCGCTGCGCATCGGCGGCGCGGGGGCCCCGGCCCCCGGCACCACCGGCACATCGGGGACCACCGGAGCACCCGGCTCTCCGGGAACGCCGAGCACACCGGGGACACCGGGGACGCGGCCGAGTACCGCGCCGCCTGCCGTGCCGGCCACGGCCGGGGTGTCGGGGACGCAGGCGCGGACCACCGACGACGTGACGTGGGTGAAGGTCCAGCGGGGGTTCGGTCCGGTGCGGATCGCGCGGATCGGCATGACCTACCGGGACGGCAAGCTGAAGGTGCTGCTGGACGCCTCGATCAGCCTGGCCGGGATGACGCTCTCCCTGGACGGACTGGCGGCCGAGGTGTCGTTGTCGCGTCCCGCCGCGGTGCCGGTGTTCTCGCTCAGAGGGCTCGGCCTGTCCTACGTGTCGGGTCCCACCGAGATCGGCGGCGCGTTCCTCACCGGCGAGATCGTCTACGAAGGCCACACCTACCCCGCGTACAGCGGCGGCGCTCAGGTCAAGCTGAAGACGCTCGGCCTGTCCGCGATCGGCTCGTACGTCCAGTTGCCTGGCGAGCCGTCACTGTTCGTGTACGCGGTCCTCGACTACCCCATCGGCGGCCCACCGGTCTTCTTCGTGCGCGGCCTCGCGGCGGGGTTCGGCTACAACCGGCGGCTGGTCGCACCGCCGATCGAGGCGGTCGCCGCGTTCCCGCTGGTCGCGGAGGCGTCGGGTCAGGGACGTGCCGGCACGACCCTGGCGGACGAGCTGGCCGCGCTCGCCCCGTACCTGCCGGTGTCGGCCGGCGATTACTTCCTCGCGCTCGGCGTCCGGTTCACCTCGTTCGAGATGATCGACTCGTTCGTGCTGCTCGCCGTGGTGTTCGGCCACCGGTTCGAGGTGGACGTCCTCGGCCTGTCGACGCTGGTCCTGCCGGCCCCCGGCGCGGGTGCCGCCGGGGTGACCCCCATCGCCGAGGTGCAGCTCGCGCTCCGTGCCACGTTCGTGCCGGAAGAGGGCTACCTGGCCGTCGCCGCGCAGCTCACGCGAGACTCCTTCGTGTTGTCGCGCGACTGCCACCTCACCGGTGGGTTCGCGTTCTCGACGTGGTTCCCGGCCGAGAAGGACAACGGTCACGACGGCGACTTCGTCGTCACCGCCGGCGGGTACCACCCGGGGTTCCCCGTGCCGGCGCACTACCCGTCCGTGCCGCGGCTCGGGTTCTCGTGGCAGGTGTCGCCGCAGTTGTCGCTCAGCGGTTCCGCGTACTTCGCGCTGACCCCCGGCGCGCTCATGGCCGGAGGCGCGGTGAACGCCTCGTGGCAGGACGACTCGCTGCACGCGTGGTTCGACGCCTCCATGGACTTCCTCGTCGCCTGGCAGCCGTACCACTACGAGGCGACGCTGCACGTCAGCGTCGGTGCGACGTACACGCTCCCCGGTTTCGGCAACAACACCGTGAGCGCGCACGCCGGCGCGGACGTGACGCTGTGGGGACCGGACTTCACCGGCGTCGCCACCGTCGACCTGACGGTCACGTCGTTCACCGTCACGTTCGGCGCCGGCGACCGGTCGGCGCCGGAGCCCGTGCCGTGGGACCGTTTCCTCGCCGCCATGCTGCCGGGCCGCGACACGATCGTCACGCTGACCCCGCGCGGCACCGTACCCGGACCGGCACCGAGGCCCGGCGACCTCGGGGTGGTGGACGCCGCGGGTCTGGTGCTGGTCACCGACTCGGCCATCCCGAGCACCGCCGGCACGCGCGGAGCGAGCGGCGACGCGCTGCCGGTGAACGGCGCCGCGACCACGTTCGGCGTCGGTCCCGTGGGGGTCCCCACCGGCGGGGTGACGTCGGTGCAGCAGATCACGATCAGCGGACCGGACGGCCCCGCCGAGGCGGCGTTCACCTACACACCGGTGCGCAAGAACCTGCCGTTCGCGCTGTGGGGGGACAAACTCACCCCGGCGACGACCGACCCGAGGCTCGTCACCGGCATGCTCACCGGGTACGAGATCCGGCCCCTGCCGCCGGTCGAGCCCGCGCGTCGGCCCTGGGTGCACAGGTCCGCGTTGCTGGCCTCGACGTCCCTGGCGGAACGGCCGGGGGTGATCCGCCTGGAACCACCGCCGCCGTTCACCGCGAGCGCGGACGGCCCGGTGCCCCGGGAGGCGGCCATCGCGCGCGCACTGGCGGACCCGGAGGTCCTGGCGGCACGGGCCGCCGTGGCGCGCGCCGTGCTGGACGGCGCGCCGGCCGGCCCGTACGCGCTGGACGTCGCGGGCCTGGTCGAGATCCCGCAGGTGGCGGCCCATGTCTGA